The region AATTAGCTCCAAAGATTAAGGTTTAGACTGATTAGGGTTTCACTGGATCAGTTAGGGTATCATTAGGTTgagcaccacccactgccacctcgagCGGAGATGGTCGACAACGGCACACGACGACAACCACTACCTCACGATGGTGGTTATGATTTTAAATCAAGGCACATTAAAACATTCCAAAAAGCAATCCAACCATACAAAatagcacaccgccacccaaggTGGTGGCTGGTGGCGGCATAATGGTGGCATAacgtggcagccaccacctcatggtggtggtgatgggttttTCCGGCTAAAAATCTGATTATACAATTTAATATCTCAAAATAAAAACACACACAATataacacatgcacacacacgCAGTAACTCGTGTGCACAACCACCCAACATGACGGTTCGTGGCGGTAGGAGTGTAGAAATGGCgacaaccaccatggttggctacCATGGTGATCGTTCTCGGTTCTCTAGCCAACGAGCACACTCTCGACATAAAAAACACCGAAATACATACACCTACTTGCAGCGCACGGGCTGAAATACCGATAATGGCCTCCCTCGGGGTGGCAGATGTTGACCACAACATCAAAAAGGATCGTATAGGCGGTGGCAGACGACATGTCTGAACGAACACCAAGGGAGAAGAAGCGATTCGAGCTGTTGTGATCTCGTCGGAACAGCCCAACAACGGCAGCAACAGGACGATGATCGTTCGTCAGCGGATCCGTCTTCCATAGGAATGGTGCGGTGGCAGAAGGAACGTCAGGACCGGATGGTTGAAGGCTCTCGTTGACGGTAGCGTCATTGGCTGGAATCAGCAATTGTTTGGCGGCCTGGATGATCGGAATGTAAGCGAAACCGATGGTGGCGGCTGAAGGcttattagggttagggttaacaTTGAGAGAAGGTGACGAGTTTCAAGTCCCACTCCATTCAAAACTTATGCACACTTAACACATTTAGTCCCTCCCTGTGAAATATTTTTCAATTCAAGGCTAAAATTTGCAAAGCAACCCCCAACATCCAAGATCCGTATCAATTCAACTCCTAGAAGTAAACATATAGCCCCTCCATAACAAATCCTTTTCCACTTAGGTACATAATTTACCCTTTTAGCCCCAGCCATCCAAAATCCTTTCATATTAAgtccaaatgataccaaacaCACCCCGATTTCTGAAATCATTTTCAAATTACATCCATAATTTACCAAACAGCCTTCAAACTTCAAAATTCTTTACAAACTACTCTGAAAACTACATTTTAACCACCGAAAGTCCAAATTATATCGTTTGGCTCTTCGAAACCAACCCCCACTcaatattatggattttagggccgttttaaaataatataaaatataaattttcatCTTGAGGTTTCGagtttattattttattactCCATTTTAAACAGAGTCTTACAGTACACATATATTTTGTATATTGTAAGCATAGTTTTTACTAAGTACATAATTTTCTACAACATATAATTTAACATATAAATATGTAACTTTATTCTAAATATGTAGTTTGAACGTAGCCATGTAATATAAATATATGTATCATTTTTTTAACCATGACTTCAAATGTATATATAGTATGTAGCTCATAGTATTAAAATTAAGataataagttatatatatatatatatatatatatatatatatatatatatatatatatatatatatataaaagtatgtTCAATGAAAAATGAATAATTATGACAACAACATATGCTGAAACCAATGATCAAGTGATACATGTCCATTCTTTATTCATAAGCAATCTACTATGGAAGTTATTTATTTAGTTACTTCAAAGTGATATGTTTTTATGCTTTTATTGGTTCCAATATATGTTGCCGTAATTATTTATTTTCCATATctaactcttatatatatatatatatatatatatatatatatatatatatatatatatatatataaaagacggTTTCaattgttttgaatggaaaataGTCAATATTGAACGAAACTAAGAAaaaattatttcaaattttaatggAGTGTAcaactaaaaaaaaattaaatgaaaacttaatgtcaaaattaaaaaaaaaattataacttaaTGTCTTTTGTgcttctttttttaattttatattttcatattttGATACGTCAAAGCCATATAACGGAAATACTTGGACGTCAACATATCGTGTCGCCAAACACCGAAAAATTAGCTCATAAGTTGGTTGACAAATTCAATggttaaaattataaaaattaaaaaaacgtaGTGAATAATTTGTACACAAGATATGACAGTTTTATGATAATATAATAACTATTGTGCAATTGACTTATTTTTCTTTATGTATCTTATTAATCCATTAAAAGGAAGTTTTAATTTTTTAGATCTATTATTATTGTAGTCTCTCAGATTAAAGTGAAAAGTATAAAATATGAAACCATTTTTGATAAGTGTATCAACCCAAAGCATATATCACCTCCCATTGTCAACTTTAACTTTGATATTAACTCTCAAAAATTTCCAATTTCAAAAACCACAAGCACATAATTtgaatattttttataataatagcTATACCAGTCATATATTCtgttaaatcataataattataatataatgtcttattttatttgaaataataactTATATTACATATTTGTTAACTTGAAACTAATATTCTATATACTTAAAACTAATATTCTATATAgataatataaatttaaaaattactAATTATAAATTTTCTCGTTTTTGTAACTACATACATAGTAATTTTCATCGATTTTTCAGTATCAAATAATGTTATTTTACTCCCAAATATCAAATATTAATATGATATATGTTTAAAATTGCTAAATAGAgagatttgtaaaacattttctACACAGGATGATATTAACATCTTACAATTGAAAAACAATCATAGTAGACTAGGACCAATTCTCAAGAAAGATCTTTACTATGATCTAAGGATTTCGGGCTATGATCCTGATATAATATTTTTAGCCTTTAATCTATGGCAAACTTTTAGTTTTGTAAACTATAAAAAAGTTGTTAAACCGGTGGGGGTTGCTGCGATAGAGACCACATCACCGATGCCACATAAGTTGGAACGCCACCCTTTCATTGCGGTTTGGGTGCGGTAGAGGCTACACTACGACTTCCCATGATATTCAACACATTAACCTTAATTTGGATCCTTCGGATGACGAGTTTTCGGAGAACGATTTAATgtagtttgtttatgtttattttttctgtttttaaatttcttttttcttcTAAGGttgtagggtttttttttttaaaataaattttagtGTGATTTTTTAAGTGATGCAAtgtaatgtgtttttttttttttttttttctgaaatattttgtttttgtttaaaaCTAAAAAACTTAATTATTTGAAAAAAACAGAATAGTAATTAATGCCTCCTCATTTAATTGTGATATAGTGTGATTTTAAAAAAGGAAGCTATTTGTTATCATGAATTTTAATTTTTCTATCTTTATATAATAGCTTAATTTTTGGAATTCtgatttatgtttttcttttttaaaagtgattttatgaactataataaatgaagattcATTTAATTAactataataaataaagattCATTTAAttaactataataaatgaagattcATTTTTGGAATACTGAAtgtttacattttaatatttaattttttgtttaatcAATCCATATAATACACGAGTTTTACAACTAGTATTTAAGAAGATAGTTGCATAATATGGAGCAATTGCTATTAGAATGACAGATAACATATTAATGACTCATATTAGAATGACATGTGACATAGTAATTAATCTTTTATTATGTAGGGTAGATGCTACAAGTAATTACGAAAGGAAATTCATTTTGCTAGAATATTTCGACCTCGATCCAATTTTATTATAAAATCTTCAAATATAAGCTGATCATATATAAATATTGATAAGCTTAGATTTAGTTTATGATCATAGGATTTTCCTAAATAAAGATAGtgaaaatattatatgaaaaaaTAATATGATATGGGAGCATCCATAATGATTGTCGGTGATTTGTTATTGTTGTTTTTATGaaggttctaaataacataaGACATGACTTGACGATAATGTAAAGCCTCAATTGTTTTTGAGTCGTGGCGAATCATATCGTTTGTAAAGTGTGACTTAATACgacaattttgtatataattaataattttatatgtattttctactattattcatttttatatacatatgtgaGTTAAGACGTCATTTTTTCAAAGTTTGACAATAAATATAAGCCTTGGAGCCATGATAAAACCGTGACAATCTTTTTAGAACATTGTATTTTATTGACTTCTTATTGTTTTTCTACAacctttatttaataaaataatatcatCAGACACGTTTTCCGATGgtttatgagttttaaaaccttatttttttaaagttattttcttttttttatatttgtatgaaatattttataaagcCTTCTTACATGGTTTCACATATTTAAACAaatgtcatattaaaaataactTGTAAAAACTGGTTTATATTCtttaaaatttataatattacttatatatctttataaattttaaaattaattttatacccttaaaacaataaaaatcatatatgtaTCAAAATTTCTAATATAATTAGGTTTATATTTATTTGATTTTAAAAGGTTAtctaaaatctaaattttatataattatttctaAAATACCCTCTCTAAATTAAACATTAAGTTTATACCAATTCAATAAGGactaaaaatatgtaaatatTAAAAAACTTCTTGCCCCCATTCATCCTCATATTCGACTTTCTGCTTTTTTATTCATCGTTGTACTTCCAAATCTCTAGTTTTCAATGTTATAGTGTCTACAGAATATTATTGAGTGTTATAGTTTCCATCAATGTTGTTATTACGATCTTGATCAGATGATCGTATCATCCTACCATTATAGGCATAAAAAACGAACAAGATTATATATGGAACGTATTTTGGGTAGATCGTTAAAATCATAGGTATAGGATCGTAAAATCGGGATCGGATCGGATCCTACCTCCAGCCCCTCCCCCTTGCACCcccttattttttttgaaaaagaaaaaatttaATTTACTACTTTATACATTTTTCACTTTACCACTATAGTTTTATCATTGTTATCTTTTATTTTGTGAGTTGTGACTAATGTCTTGAAGTTTTCATAACTTTTGAACGAAAAACTGAATGTTTGGGATATTTTTCCTGTTTTAAAATTGTAAGTTAAAATTATGTCATATTTTGTAAGATCTTAGGATCCCGATCCCGAACCCGATCATAGGATCTCGATCTTAACAACCTTGATTTCTACAAAATATTAttgattttctattttatttGTAGTTCTAATCTTAAAACGCATACATAATAACTTCACTATACTAGGGTTTACCGATTAATCAAATTGACCACTcttaagttttttcttttaattatgttttatttcaaataaaagttaaaataaatAACGAATACATCCCTCCTTATCGAGCCCTAAAATGGTAATATAGTTGCAATGAGGAAGAATGGTGTCAGAAAGTTAATAATATACgtaagaagttttgtaaaatttAGTTAGGTTTAATCATAATCTTTGATTTTTAGTATACTCttatggattttgatttttatagaagattttaatattatatataatttatatctaatcataataatgAGTTTGGatataaatatgagttttaaagttttatatatatatatatatatatatatatatatatatatatatatatatatatatataatatgagtttggatataaatatgagttttaaagtttaatatatatatatatatatatatatatatatatatatatatatatatatatatatatatatatatcaaagttcTAAAATAACGTAAGGCATGACTTGGTGGtaatgtcaagcctcaagcttttccGAGCCTTGGCGACTCATAACATTTGTAAGACGTTACTTAAGGcgacaattttatatataattaatattttatatattttttcaactattattcatttttatacatatatatgagtTAAGGCGGCATTTTGACAAAACTTGACGGCAGGTGCATGCCTTGGAGCCGTGGCGCGCCATGACAGAACCATGGCGAGCTTCTTAGAActttgagatatatatatatatatatatatatatatatatatatatatatatatatatatatatatatatatatatagtccggTTCCGGTGATGACTCGTTTTTTGGTgagtataaaaaaataaaaaataaatacaaataataAAATCGAGCATATTACTATATTGGAGAAAAAAAATTCGAAAAAGTTATGGATCATTATAATTGAATCATGGATTATAAAAGTTGAATCTTGGATCATACAAATGATTCatttttcaattttaatgatctaatttttttttcttattttttttcttttaatatagtattatgctcgattttatgatttttatttttttaaatttttttaaggtGTTCTAAAGAGTTCTTACCGAAAAAAGAGTACTTACATGATCCAGATTCtctccttctttctctctctctctctctctctttttatatatatatatatatatatatatatatatatatatatatatatatatatatatatatatatatatatatatatatatatatatatatatatatatatacacacacgtaaataattttaaaatccaTAAGGATGTATAACTAATATTAGAAGTTTCTACAGATATGAGtaatatttttccaaaataatattacatgataataatatttataaaataaatatattaaaaacaatAATTATGTAGGATTTTTATTCAGggtatattaaaaatatataaaactatTGTGTACATAATTATAAAAATGAATTTGATAAAAATATTATGCCAATCATGCCAATTTAGTATTTGATGTTGGATATTGAAAGAAAATATTTAACATTATTTTTGCTTAATTACTATACAAATACAGAAACTCAATTAGATGGTGGAGGAGGCTCCTCAAAGATTATACAGTACAAGTGGTGGATACAAATAACAATCTTCACTGTGTTTACACTCTCCGGCCAATCAGTCGGAGCAATGTTAGGAAGACTTTACTTTACCAAAGGTGGAAACAGTAAATGGATGACAACACTTGTTCAAACTGTTGGATTTCCACTAATCATCCCATTCATCTTCCTTTTTTCACCTTCAAAAAATTCATCGGAGGTCACCAACAAACCCTCTTGGAGCACCCTTGTGATTCTTTATACAACTCTCGGCACATTCGTGGCTGCAGACTGTATGTTGTATACTTTTGGACTCAAGTTTCTGCCAGTTTCAACGTACTCATTGATATGTGCGAGCCAACTTGCCTTCAATGCCTTGTTTTCATACTTCCTTAATGGTCAAAAGTTCACTCCTTTCATAGCTAATTCGCTTGTTTTGCTTAGTTTTTCGTCTACGCTACTTGTGTTTCAAAGTAATTATGAGGAGACTGGGAAAATATCAAGAAACAAATACATTGTTGGTTTTGTATGCACAGTCGCTGCTTCTGCAGGTATCATCTTCTTTAAGCCATTAGCTTTATGTATACATGAACATTCTTAAAAAATGGCaatatataaaatattcattATATTTGGTACATTTTGAGGTTTAACCATTATATTCtacattttttattaattttggtCTATAAAACTACccagttaaaaaaaaaaagattccatTGCAATCGTAATGACTCATTTTCCGAATTTTACTGGCGCACttaaaactgacattattttttattaatctaGATGACATATATGTCTTACTAAGACAACTTCTCATTACATGCATGATATGTGTATAACCTCAAAAACCCGCAAACAAAAAGCCATTTCAAAAAGAAATATGTTACTAATGTACATGTGATAGTATCTAGTTAAATGAGAATTCATTAATCAGTTTTAACATGTGTTGAAACAGAATTAGATGGTCAccgtgaaaaaaaaaatcaaatttatgtGGTTTTTGTTGACGGAAATAAAATAGTGTTAAACTGCAAAAAAGattaataaataaagaaataaataaataaataataatagaaTTGGCTTTTATATAGTTTGTCTTTTTAAAAACGTATAACCTATCAACTTTTATGGTTTTTGTGggattttgtttcttttgtttaatttttttaatattatttagtGATGGAGTGGCAATGACTTTTCTAAAGTGCTTATTCGTTTGGACATATATAACGTGACAAAACGACAAACTTAAGTAGTTTTATTTGATACTATGTTTAAATTTCTTTTCTAGGATTAAAAATGAGAAAAGTGACAATGTTACACTAGCACCATTACATATATTTCACAACGTTTCCAACATTAGATTGATACTGAAACTCGGAAACTATATATGGAGTGAAATTGTTTCCATAAGTCTTCCATGTGCAGTATGTCCACATTAGCAACAACTTAAGCCTATCATCACTgcaaaaaatataaatatcagCAACAATTTGACCCTATCATCACcgtaaaatatataaatatttgtaGACATGGAAAATATAGatacacatttaaaaaaaaaaaaaaaaacaaaattgaaagtCTAGTAGTTAACTTTTGGTAGAAAAGTGTAAAGTAATTTTGTTCCAATTTGAAGCGGATTCAAACTTTCGGTATCTCATTTTGGAGTCCTAAAATCTCAAATGATCAACATTCAACCACTTTTGGTAGTCGTAAAAAAGTTTTAGGTAGGTGGACCtcaaaaaaaataatgtttttattatttaatacaattctcttttgaattatttttaatatggttttaatttgaaaaataaggttggtaaacaaaaaaaataaagttttacaTAGACATAACCGATAAACGAGCTACAACCCGCAACCCTTGGTCTAATAGGGATCATTTTTTGAATTCAACATTCTAAAATGGAGGCCTCATCTAAAATCTAGTAGGCTTCAACACCGGGCTAATCCTTTGTCTCAAAATAGTACAAACAAAATTATAATGTTTAAGTTGTGATTGTGTAGGGTATgcattaatgctttctttaacaCAACTTGCATTTCAAAAGATTTTGAAATCTACAAGTTACAAGGTGGTATTTGATATGGCGGTGTACCAAAACATGATAGCCACTATTGGAATTCTCATGGGGCTATTTGCTAGCGGTGAATGGAAAAAGATAAAGGAAGAAATGATGGGTTTTGAATCTGGAAGGGTTTCATACATAATGAATCTTGTAGGGACAACTATCTCATGGCAAGTTTTCTCGATTGGTTGTGTGGGTTTGATCTTTAAAGTTTCATCTCTTTTCTCGAATGTTATTAGCACTTTTGGTATCCCAATTGTGCCAGTTTTGGCAGTAATGTTTTTCGATGAAAAGATGAATGGGGTGAAGATGATTTCCATGTTGTTAGCAATATGGGGGTTTCTCTCTTATATCTATCAACATTATCTTGATGACTTGAAAGAAAAGAAAAGTGTTAAACTTGTAAATCATGATCTTGAAGTTAATCTTACGGAAAGAAGCATGATTATTCAGTAAATGGAATTGTTAGACTTTATATTACTTAGATTTCCATAAAATGACAAGACAAGCTATCAAGCAAAGTATGTGTATAAACAAtgcaaatttattttttataggtgatatatatatatatgagacctTAATATGTGTATTGTTTGTGTACTATATTGAGACTACTACTCTCATTTTTTATGATATTATGATTCAGTCTTacattctcaaatttgacaatAGAGTTTTTTCTTGGGTGTTCAttgcacataacatacatatgaGTTTTTTCATGGGTAGTGTTTTTACCACCGACAGTCCTATGTGACAGTTTTTAATGACGGTGAACACCGCTCCACGGTGTGTTTTTTGCCAGCGGTATTTTTCGATGGTAACTATCCATCAATGAAAAatatcattctctctctctctctctctctctctctctctctctctctctcccaaatattttttaaagatgataaaaaaatgcaaaaatgtCAACATCATTGAGGGGGAAATGTGACGTTTGAATTACATATTATTTAtgctctaataaataaaaatcatttctAACACTTGTATACATTATGACACATGTAATTTTATAGTTAATTTCTAAAAATTAATTTACACTTGTTATTTTGTAGTAATTTTTgattttcttaattaattattctaATATACATGTCATACAAAGTAATTAATGTGTGATTAATCTGTTTCATTATATTTTCAAATTCTAAGATGTTTCATTCAATATACATGATTTAAAATCTACTCTAATAATTTAATACATGTCttcattttttatttcaaaatttttactttaaaaaatacttaatgtttacactttgatatttattattttttgtaaTCAACTTATGTAATACACAGGTCTCACGTCTAGTGCTCTAATAATTAAAATCATTTATGTAATTTGTCACATTCTCATTCATTTTGACActtataattttgtggttaattcTTGAAAATTAATTTCCACTTGCACTTTTGtggcaattttttatttttttaattagctATTCTAATTTATAGGTCGTAGACAGTAATTAATGTGTCATTATATTTTTCCTTACATTT is a window of Lactuca sativa cultivar Salinas chromosome 1, Lsat_Salinas_v11, whole genome shotgun sequence DNA encoding:
- the LOC111909388 gene encoding probable purine permease 10, yielding MKEAEELVGNTVETQLDGGGGSSKIIQYKWWIQITIFTVFTLSGQSVGAMLGRLYFTKGGNSKWMTTLVQTVGFPLIIPFIFLFSPSKNSSEVTNKPSWSTLVILYTTLGTFVAADCMLYTFGLKFLPVSTYSLICASQLAFNALFSYFLNGQKFTPFIANSLVLLSFSSTLLVFQSNYEETGKISRNKYIVGFVCTVAASAGYALMLSLTQLAFQKILKSTSYKVVFDMAVYQNMIATIGILMGLFASGEWKKIKEEMMGFESGRVSYIMNLVGTTISWQVFSIGCVGLIFKVSSLFSNVISTFGIPIVPVLAVMFFDEKMNGVKMISMLLAIWGFLSYIYQHYLDDLKEKKSVKLVNHDLEVNLTERSMIIQ